In Haliotis asinina isolate JCU_RB_2024 chromosome 16, JCU_Hal_asi_v2, whole genome shotgun sequence, the following are encoded in one genomic region:
- the LOC137267654 gene encoding cholecystokinin receptor type A-like: MFQKGCMMYFRLKPNETLTDLSRRWNMDMLYWPLTGEMVTLIVILSVFTIVGSVGNGLVIFVFQKIRDKTTAHVFIITLAVIDLFACMVIIPFTIVVEYLRYDIRYDFLCKLYQFLITSEIPLSAFIMVAIAFDRYFCICHPLKTILTPRRTKIVIGCLAMFACTLGIVTALAFGVYQPIVLPDYSSPDLDENSTIPSIREPRIFSIRPMADESPKENDLNKILVSRVINYMSVHNITRRAVIRESGFKGPYTTMNMYIGVCQPTEEILSFAFVDVYQKVYSSLYLICLVIVGVLYGMIYKFITSRRSRKLQQKLTMCTYINGENGYEATRLTLLNGHEEEKQNGDNEQTSRFASGNRNSGRHYEAEKLREETRAANIKTALMLFAVTVVFIVAFLPAWLMTYRIVPTVIVVFYSYFVYNVANPFIYAFMNHIFKDNIHKIFSC; encoded by the exons ATGTTCCAGAAAG GCTGCATGATGTATTTCCGACTGAAACCGAATGAGACCCTCACCGACCTGAGCCGAAGGTGGAACATGGATATGCTGTATTGGCCCCTCACGGGGGAGATGGTCACCCTCATTGTTATCCTCTCTGTTTTTACCATTGTTGGCTCCGTTGGCAACGGCCTCGTAATCTTCGTGTTTCAGAAAATCCGTGACAAGACCACAGCACACGTCTTCATTATAACACTTGCTGTTATTGACTTATTCGCATGCATGGTGATAATCCCATTTACCATTGTCGTGGAATATCTTCGTTACGACATCCGATATGACTTTCTGTGCAAACTGTACCAGTTCCTGATCACGTCGGAGATCCCACTTTCGGCATTTATAATGGTGGCAATAGCGTTTGATCGTTACTTCTGCATCTGTCACCCACTGAAAACGATCCTCACTCCAAGGAGAACCAAAATTGTTATAGGCTGTTTGGCAATGTTTGCCTGCACGCTTGGTATCGTTACTGCGTTAGCATTCGGCGTGTATCAACCCATCGTACTACCGGACTACAGTTCGCCAGATTTGGATGAGAACTCAACGATACCATCCATAAGGGAACCAAGGATATTCAGCATTCGACCAATGGCTGACGAGTCCCCGAAAGAAAATGACCTAAACAAAATCTTAGTGAGTCGAGTAATAAACTACATGTCGGTGCACAATATTACCCGACGAGCTGTAATTAGAGAAAGTGGATTCAAAGGACCCTATACAACTATGAATATGTATATAGGTGTTTGTCAGCCCACGGAGGAAATCCTCAGTTTTGCTTTTGTGGACGTCTACCAGAAAGTGTACTCTTCCTTGTACCTCATCTGTTTGGTAATTGTCGGCGTCCTGTACGGAATGATCTACAAGTTCATCACCTCGCGCAGGTCGAGGAAGCTGCAGCAGAAGTTGACAATGTGTACGTACATCAATGGCGAGAATGGATACGAAGCTACGCGCCTGACTCTTCTCAATGGTCACGAGGAGGAAAAACAAAATGGCGACAACGAGCAGACGTCGCGTTTCGCCTCCGGTAACAGGAATTCTGGGAGGCATTATGAAGCAGAGAAGTTACGTGAGGAAACAAGAGCAGCGAATATCAAAACAGCTTTAATGTTGTTTGCAGTAACTGTCGTTTTCATCGTCGCTTTCCTGCCAGCCTGGCTGATGACGTATCGTATTGTTCCAACGGTCATCGTTGTTTTCTATTCGTATTTTGTGTACAATGTTGCCAATCCTTTCATTTATGCCTTCATGAATCacattttcaaagacaatattCACAAAATTTTTAGTTGTTGA